In a genomic window of Diabrotica undecimpunctata isolate CICGRU chromosome 2, icDiaUnde3, whole genome shotgun sequence:
- the CIAPIN1 gene encoding anamorsin homolog — protein MDSLEDLTATHEILVLQGLDETDEFKSLKNRFKKSRVCSKEEICNLKQESVHSICCGNSDDDLISLIFKFLVPGGHIVITQISNKEETKLNLIMKGFMNVKIYDNCVVASKPSFKSRSSAQIKLPPKANQAVWKLDDADDETIDPDDLLDEDDLQKPDLASLRVCGTTGKRKACKDCSCGLADELVQEASEKKIIDTKDAPKSSCGSCYLGDAFRCATCPYLGMPAFKPGEKIQLVGNQLSDDI, from the coding sequence ATGGATTCGTTGGAAGATCTGACTGCAACACATGAGATTTTAGTTTTACAAGGACTTGATGAAACAGATGAATTTAAAAGTCTAAAAAATCGTTTCAAGAAGTCACGAGTTTGTTCAAAGGAAGAAATTTGCAACTTAAAGCAAGAATCAGTTCATTCTATATGTTGCGGAAACTCCGATGATGATTTAATTAGTTTAATATTCAAATTTTTGGTTCCAGGTGGGCATATTGTAATTACACAAATTTCAAACAAAGAAGAGACAAAATTGAATCTAATTATGAAAGGGTTTATGAATGTCAAGATATATGACAATTGTGTAGTAGCTAGCAAACCGAGTTTTAAGTCTCGTTCTTCGGCTCAAATTAAACTTCCTCCAAAAGCCAACCAAGCAGTGTGGAAATTGGATGATGCAGATGATGAAACAATAGATCCAGATGATTTGTTAGATGAGGATGACTTGCAAAAACCAGATTTAGCCTCATTAAGAGTTTGTGGAACTACTGGAAAAAGAAAAGCATGTAAAGATTGTTCATGTGGATTAGCTGATGAATTAGTCCAAGAAGCAAgtgaaaagaaaataatagataCAAAGGATGCACCTAAATCATCATGTGGTAGTTGTTACCTGGGAGATGCCTTCCGTTGTGCTACTTGTCCATATTTGGGAATGCCAGCATTCAAGCCAGGTGAAAAAATTCAATTAGTTGGAAATCAACTAAGTGatgatatttaa
- the PheRS-m gene encoding probable phenylalanine--tRNA ligase, mitochondrial — MLKFSSISLIKQTHFKLFKRLLSKAQLKTNDFILLNQNYLKDEYTNITDKVSGYIGRNIYLQPSNPLNLVRQRIVNYFYKKYVNRRGNPIFSIHDNLPPIVNVTQNFDSLLILKDHPSRNKSDCYYINKKFLLRAHMTAHQSELIQSGLNNFLIIGDVYRRDEIDRTHYPVFHQVDAVRLRSKTQIFSDDNLHIFEEGTNTAFTGNQEKQACHTLEAVKVVEFELKDTLVGLAKALFKENTKYRWVDTTFPFTQPSWELEVFHNDQWIEVLGCGIMQQAILNNAGVHDKIGWAFGLGLERIAMCLYQIPDIRLFWSCDSGFLNQFKNKNVNDDIVYTPISQYPQCKNDLSFWLPPGEFSANDFYDLARTIGGDLIEQIELIDEFKHPKTGKVSHCYRITYRHMEKTLTQEEVGVIHKSIADGVKELGATIR, encoded by the exons atgttgaaATTTTCAAGTATTAGTTTGATTAAACAAACACATTTTAAATTATTCAAAAGACTTTTATCAAAAGCGCAACTTAAAACAAATGACTTTATCCTTCTGAATCAAAATTACTTGAAAGACGAGTATACAAATATCACTGATAAAGTATCAGGATATATTGGAAGAAATATTTACTTACAACCCTCTAATCCTTTGAATTTAGTGAGACAAAGAATAGTGAACtacttttacaaaaaatatgtaaacagACGAGGAAACCCTATCTTTTCTATCCATGATAATTTACCCCCTATTGTCAATGTTACCCAAAATTTTGATAGTTTACTTATCCTCAAAGATCATCCTTCAAGAAATAAAAGTGACTGTTATTATATAAACAAGAAGTTCTTACTTCGAGCACACATGACAGCTCATCAAAGTGAGCTAATTCAGTCAGgattaaataactttttaattataggAGATGTGTACAGAAGAGACGAAATTGATAGAAcacattatcctgtttttcatcAAGTAGATGCTGTTAGACTGCGATCTAAGACTCAAATTTTTTCTGATGATAATTTACATATATTTGAAGAAGGAACCAACACTGCTTTTACAG GCAATCAAGAAAAACAAGCATGTCATACCTTAGAGGCAGTGAAAGTTGTAGAATTTGAACTCAAGGATACGTTAGTTGGCCTTGCTAAAGCACTTTTTAAAGAAAACACCAAGTACCGTTGGGTAGACACAACTTTTCCGTTTACACAACCATCTTGGGAGTTGGAGGTCTTTCATAATGATCAATGGATCGAG GTTCTAGGATGTGGTATTATGCAACAAGCTATTTTAAATAACGCTGGAGTCCACGATAAAATTGGTTGGGCCTTTGGTCTAGGGTTAGAAAGGATTGCTATGTGTCTATATCAAATCCCAGATATTCGTTTGTTCTGGTCATGTGATTCAGGCTTCCTaaaccaatttaaaaacaaaaatgttaatgaTGATATTGTTTATACCCCCATCAGCCAATATCCTCAATGTAAAAATGACCTAAGCTTTTGGCTACCACCAGGGGAGTTTTCTGCAAATGATTTTTATGATTTAGCCCGAACTATAGGTGGAGATCTAATAGAACAGATTGAGTTGATTGATGAATTTAAACATCCAAAGACTGGAAAAGTTAGTCACTGTTATAGGATTACCTACAGACACATGGAGAAGACTTTAACACAGGAAGAAGTTGGTGTTATACATAAAAGTATAGCTGATGGTGTTAAAGAATTGGGTGCTACTATTAGATAA